From the Chloroflexota bacterium genome, the window GCCGGTCTCGCGCTGATTGGCGCGGCCGCGCTGATCGCCTGGAACGCTTACAACCCGGCCACGCCGCCGCTGCCCGCCGATGCAGTCGTGATTGACGGGACGGCCCCGGCCGTGTCGCCGCCACCGCTGCCGGCTACGCCGACGTCCGCACCGGTCGCGAGCGCGTCGAGCGCGCTGCCGACGCCGACCCCAGCCGCGACGCCCGCACTCGTGGTGCTGCCGGAAACGAAGCCGCACTCGGCCGGCACACCCGCGCCCGACGAAGGCCGGCAGGCGCAGCAGGATAAGCTCGACGAGCGCAAACTGGCGGCCGAGCTGGCGCAGTACCGCGCCCGCGCGTTTCCGGCTGGGGCGGCGCCGGTAGCGCCCGCGCGCGTGATCATTCCGGCGATCGGCGTGGACAGCCGGATCGTCGAGGTAAGCACGCAGGTCACAGAGCAGGACGGCCAACTGGTCAGCGAGTGGCAGGTGGCCGACTATGCGGTGGGCTACCACAACACCTCGGCTCTGCCGGGCGCGCCGGGCAACACCGTCATGACCGGCCACAACAACAT encodes:
- a CDS encoding sortase, producing the protein MMHRILIAVLNMAGLALIGAAALIAWNAYNPATPPLPADAVVIDGTAPAVSPPPLPATPTSAPVASASSALPTPTPAATPALVVLPETKPHSAGTPAPDEGRQAQQDKLDERKLAAELAQYRARAFPAGAAPVAPARVIIPAIGVDSRIVEVSTQVTEQDGQLVSEWQVADYAVGYHNTSALPGAPGNTVMTGHNNINGEVFRNLSDLKSGDEVFVLADNQPYRYIVAQKLLVKEKGVPMEQRLQNAVWIGPTADVRLTLVSCWPYTSNTYRVIIVAKPAS